From the Gordonia bronchialis DSM 43247 genome, one window contains:
- a CDS encoding TetR/AcrR family transcriptional regulator: protein MSTAANASALPGRNTRLPRSARRMQLLDAASEIFVERGYHSAGMDEIAVHAGVSKPVLYQHFPSKLDLYIAVVDSHAEKLVNDVNTALRTTTDNRQRVRAAVQAFFDFIDEDNSGYRLIFSSDAMDPAVIRRIEGATEACVDAVYGLVMHDSGLDPYRSRMLAAGLVGASQVNARYWLEAKRPVDKQTAVDTTVALLWGGLSHVPLQGDPISADSDLTGSGLATSGQTDNGQIAGDR from the coding sequence ATGTCGACCGCCGCCAATGCATCCGCGCTACCCGGGCGCAACACCCGTCTGCCCCGCAGCGCACGTCGCATGCAGCTACTCGACGCCGCCAGCGAGATCTTTGTCGAACGCGGATACCATTCGGCCGGCATGGACGAGATCGCGGTGCACGCCGGGGTCAGCAAACCTGTTCTGTACCAGCACTTCCCGTCGAAACTTGACCTGTACATCGCGGTCGTCGACTCGCACGCGGAGAAGCTGGTGAACGACGTGAACACCGCGCTTCGCACTACCACCGACAACCGGCAGCGCGTGCGGGCGGCCGTTCAGGCCTTCTTCGATTTCATCGATGAGGACAACTCCGGCTATCGGCTCATCTTCTCCTCCGACGCCATGGACCCGGCGGTCATCCGGCGCATCGAAGGTGCCACCGAGGCGTGTGTGGATGCCGTTTACGGCCTGGTGATGCACGACTCGGGTCTCGACCCGTACCGCTCCCGCATGCTGGCCGCCGGTCTCGTAGGCGCCAGTCAGGTCAACGCCCGGTACTGGCTGGAGGCCAAACGTCCGGTGGACAAGCAGACCGCCGTCGACACCACGGTCGCCTTGCTGTGGGGCGGGCTCTCCCATGTGCCGCTGCAGGGTGACCCGATTTCCGCCGATTCGGACCTGACGGGTTCGGGTCTCGCGACCTCCGGTCAGACCGACAACGGCCAGATCGCGGGCGACCGGTAA
- a CDS encoding DUF3107 domain-containing protein, translating to MAVEVKIGITDSPRELTIATSLTSDKAYATVEAALGGKEQLLALTDEKGARYLVPVTKIAYIEVGAAENRRVGFGS from the coding sequence ATGGCCGTTGAAGTGAAGATCGGGATTACCGACAGCCCGCGGGAACTGACCATCGCTACGTCGCTGACCAGCGACAAGGCTTACGCCACTGTGGAGGCCGCGCTCGGCGGCAAGGAACAACTGCTCGCGTTGACCGACGAGAAGGGTGCGCGTTACTTGGTGCCCGTCACCAAGATCGCCTACATCGAGGTCGGTGCCGCAGAGAACCGTCGGGTCGGCTTCGGGAGCTGA
- the nirB gene encoding nitrite reductase large subunit NirB, which yields MTSESKTVVVVGHGMVGHRFVQAMRDRDTDNTWNVVVVCEESDPAYDRVGLSSYVGAWERDSLALAGNTYPGDANVTTYLAETVTAIDRDRRRVMTSVGREIGYDALVLATGSYPFVPPVPGHDHPRCFVYRTLDDLDGIRAAAEKAGPGAVGVVVGGGLLGLEAANALKLMGMVPHVVEFAPRLMPMQVDDGGGAVLEKLVTDLGLVVHTGVGTAQIADGDDADLRVTLSDDSHIDAALVVFSAGVRPRDQLARDAGLAVGERGGVLVDASCVTDDASIYAIGEVAAVDGRCYGLVAPGYSTAEVVADRLLGGQGTFPGADMSTKLKLLGVDVASFGDAMGTTENALEIVYHDPVSGRYAKVVVSDDATTLLGGILVGDASAYAMLKPMVGREIPGDPAALIAPEGAAGGVGLDALPDDVEICSCNGVSKGTICSAIAEGACDIAAIKGCTSAGTTCGGCVPSIKSLLEASGVELSKSLCEHFAQSRAELFEVISVTGIRTFSELIERYGTGQGCEICKPTVASILASTSSDHILSGEQAALQDTNDHFLANLQKNGSYSVVPRMPGGEVTPEQLIVIGEIARDFGLYTKITGGQRIDLFGARVDQLPEIWRRLVDAGMESGQAYGKSLRTVKSCVGSTWCRYGVGDSVGMAVFLENRYRGLRSPHKIKFGVSGCARECAEARGKDVGVIATEHGWNLYVAGNGGQSPKHAQLLASGVDDDTLVAYIDRYLMFYIRTADRLQRTAPWLESLEGGLDHLKSVVCDDSLGLAAELEAAMQAHVAGYQDEWAAVLADEEKLKRFVSFVNAPEVPDPTIRFGHTERKVPVLLDLPTVRPDAATHAETVRQSETMKEGAPT from the coding sequence GTGACCAGCGAATCCAAGACGGTTGTCGTCGTCGGACACGGCATGGTGGGTCACCGCTTTGTCCAGGCGATGCGTGATCGCGATACCGACAACACCTGGAACGTGGTGGTGGTGTGCGAGGAATCCGACCCCGCCTACGACCGCGTCGGGCTGTCGTCATATGTCGGTGCCTGGGAGCGTGATTCGCTGGCACTGGCCGGCAACACCTACCCGGGTGATGCGAACGTGACGACGTATCTGGCCGAGACGGTCACCGCCATCGACCGGGATCGGCGTCGGGTGATGACCAGTGTTGGACGCGAGATCGGTTACGACGCACTGGTTCTCGCCACCGGATCGTATCCGTTTGTGCCGCCGGTGCCCGGTCATGATCACCCGCGGTGCTTCGTCTACCGCACCCTCGACGACCTCGACGGCATCCGGGCGGCCGCCGAGAAGGCCGGTCCCGGAGCGGTCGGCGTGGTGGTGGGCGGCGGTCTGCTCGGTCTCGAGGCGGCCAACGCGCTCAAGCTGATGGGGATGGTCCCGCACGTCGTCGAGTTCGCACCGCGGCTGATGCCGATGCAGGTCGACGACGGGGGTGGCGCGGTCCTGGAGAAACTGGTCACCGATCTCGGCCTGGTGGTGCACACCGGTGTCGGGACCGCCCAGATCGCCGACGGCGACGACGCGGACCTGCGGGTGACCCTCAGCGATGACTCGCACATCGACGCCGCGCTGGTGGTCTTCTCGGCCGGGGTCCGGCCGCGTGACCAGCTCGCCCGTGACGCCGGACTCGCCGTCGGCGAACGTGGCGGTGTGCTGGTGGACGCGAGCTGCGTCACCGACGACGCGTCGATCTACGCGATCGGTGAGGTGGCCGCGGTCGACGGCCGGTGCTACGGGCTCGTGGCGCCCGGCTACAGCACCGCCGAGGTGGTCGCCGATCGCCTGCTCGGCGGGCAGGGAACCTTCCCCGGCGCCGACATGTCTACCAAGCTGAAGCTGCTCGGTGTGGACGTGGCCAGCTTCGGCGACGCCATGGGCACCACCGAGAACGCGCTCGAGATCGTCTACCACGACCCGGTGTCGGGACGATATGCCAAGGTCGTCGTCTCCGACGACGCCACCACCCTGCTCGGCGGAATCCTGGTGGGCGACGCCTCGGCGTACGCGATGCTCAAGCCGATGGTGGGTCGCGAAATCCCGGGCGACCCGGCGGCTCTCATCGCCCCCGAAGGCGCCGCCGGGGGCGTCGGCCTCGACGCGCTGCCCGACGACGTCGAGATCTGTTCGTGCAACGGTGTGTCCAAGGGCACGATCTGCTCGGCGATCGCCGAGGGCGCCTGCGACATCGCCGCCATCAAGGGCTGCACGTCGGCGGGCACCACCTGCGGCGGCTGCGTACCCAGCATCAAGTCGTTGTTGGAGGCCTCCGGCGTCGAACTCAGCAAGTCGCTGTGCGAGCACTTCGCGCAGTCGCGCGCAGAGCTGTTCGAGGTCATCTCGGTCACCGGCATCCGCACCTTCTCCGAGCTGATCGAGCGGTACGGCACCGGTCAGGGCTGCGAGATCTGCAAGCCGACCGTCGCCTCGATCCTCGCGTCCACCTCGAGCGACCACATCCTGTCCGGCGAGCAGGCGGCACTGCAGGACACCAACGACCATTTCCTGGCGAACCTGCAGAAGAACGGTTCGTATTCGGTGGTCCCGCGCATGCCCGGCGGTGAGGTGACCCCCGAGCAGCTCATCGTCATCGGCGAGATCGCCCGCGACTTCGGGCTCTACACCAAGATCACCGGTGGTCAGCGCATCGACCTCTTCGGTGCCCGGGTCGATCAACTGCCGGAGATCTGGCGTCGACTCGTCGACGCCGGCATGGAGTCCGGTCAGGCCTACGGCAAGAGTCTGCGGACGGTGAAGAGCTGTGTGGGATCCACCTGGTGCCGCTACGGCGTCGGGGACTCGGTGGGCATGGCGGTCTTCCTGGAGAACCGCTACCGAGGGCTGCGATCGCCGCACAAGATCAAGTTCGGGGTGTCGGGGTGTGCACGCGAATGCGCCGAGGCGCGCGGCAAGGACGTCGGCGTCATCGCCACCGAACACGGCTGGAATCTGTACGTGGCCGGCAACGGTGGGCAGAGCCCCAAGCACGCGCAGCTGCTGGCCAGTGGAGTGGATGATGACACGCTGGTCGCCTACATTGATCGGTACCTGATGTTCTACATCCGCACCGCCGACCGGTTGCAGCGCACAGCCCCGTGGCTGGAATCCCTGGAGGGTGGACTCGATCATCTGAAATCGGTGGTGTGTGACGACAGCCTGGGTCTGGCCGCCGAACTGGAAGCCGCCATGCAGGCCCATGTCGCCGGCTATCAGGACGAGTGGGCGGCGGTACTCGCCGACGAGGAGAAGCTCAAACGGTTCGTGTCGTTCGTGAATGCGCCCGAGGTGCCCGATCCGACCATCCGGTTCGGTCACACCGAACGCAAGGTTCCGGTGTTGCTGGACCTGCCGACAGTGCGGCCCGACGCGGCAACACACGCCGAGACGGTCCGGCAGAGTGAGACGATGAAGGAAGGAGCCCCGACGTGA
- the moeZ gene encoding adenylyltransferase/sulfurtransferase MoeZ — translation MEAVVSSQSGSLPPLVEPAAELSNDEVARYSRHLIIPDVGMDGQKRLKNARVLVIGAGGLGSPTLLYLAAAGVGTIGIVEFDVVEESNLQRQVIHGQSDIGRPKAESARDSIREINPYVTVNIHDQRLEPEGAIELFSQYDLILDGTDNFATRYLVNDAAVLAHKPYVWGSIYRFEGQASVFWEDAPDGRGINYRDLYPQAPPPGMVPSCAEGGVLGILCASIGSIMGTEAIKLICGIGEPLLGRLMVYDALDMTYRTIRIRKDPEGERIAGLIDYEEFCGVVSDEAASAAVGSTLTAVELKEKLDAGENLALIDVREPVEWDIVHIDGATLIPKGDILAGAGLAEIPQDRPTVLYCKTGVRSAEALAALKRAGFADAKHLQGGVTAWANQVDKELPVY, via the coding sequence ATGGAGGCGGTCGTGTCATCGCAATCCGGATCACTGCCACCGCTGGTGGAACCGGCAGCCGAACTCAGCAATGACGAGGTCGCCCGGTACAGCCGGCACCTGATCATCCCCGACGTGGGGATGGACGGACAGAAACGGCTGAAGAACGCGCGGGTGCTCGTCATCGGCGCCGGCGGTTTGGGTTCCCCCACGCTGCTCTACCTGGCCGCGGCCGGTGTCGGCACCATCGGCATCGTCGAGTTCGACGTCGTCGAAGAGTCGAATCTGCAGCGGCAGGTGATCCACGGGCAATCCGACATCGGCCGTCCCAAGGCCGAGAGTGCCCGCGACTCGATTCGCGAGATCAACCCGTACGTGACGGTCAACATCCACGACCAGCGGCTCGAACCCGAAGGCGCGATCGAGCTGTTCTCCCAGTACGACCTGATCCTCGACGGCACCGACAACTTCGCCACCCGGTACCTGGTCAACGACGCCGCCGTGCTGGCGCACAAGCCTTATGTGTGGGGATCGATCTACCGCTTCGAGGGACAGGCGTCGGTCTTCTGGGAAGACGCGCCGGACGGGCGCGGCATCAATTACCGCGACCTGTATCCGCAGGCACCGCCGCCGGGAATGGTGCCCTCCTGCGCCGAAGGCGGCGTTCTCGGCATCCTGTGCGCGTCGATCGGCTCGATCATGGGCACCGAGGCCATCAAGCTGATCTGCGGCATCGGGGAACCGTTGCTCGGCCGGCTGATGGTCTATGACGCCCTCGACATGACCTACCGCACCATCCGGATTCGCAAGGACCCCGAAGGCGAGCGCATCGCCGGGCTCATCGACTACGAGGAGTTCTGCGGCGTGGTCTCCGACGAGGCCGCGTCGGCCGCCGTCGGCTCCACGCTGACCGCCGTCGAACTCAAGGAGAAGCTCGACGCCGGTGAGAACCTGGCCCTGATCGACGTCCGCGAGCCCGTGGAATGGGACATCGTCCACATCGACGGCGCCACGCTGATCCCCAAGGGCGACATCCTCGCTGGCGCCGGTCTCGCCGAGATCCCGCAGGACCGTCCGACGGTGCTGTACTGCAAGACCGGAGTCCGCTCGGCCGAGGCGCTGGCCGCACTCAAACGTGCCGGCTTCGCCGACGCCAAGCACCTGCAGGGCGGGGTGACCGCCTGGGCCAATCAGGTGGACAAGGAACTGCCGGTCTACTGA
- a CDS encoding TIGR02569 family protein, translating to MNTVAPPEHVLNTFGLTAQPPIPMGDSWIGGWRVGEVVLSLVPDHARAAWSASVRESLYVEGLRIARPFRATDGRYVVSGWRADTYIAGAPEPRHDEVVSVADRLHEATAKLDRPRFLLQPPAPPHTDVDVFTAADRAAWEDVPLRAARAAGMGEPTSPDGVHSVEILKTLATLRKTVDLPSQVVHGDLFGTVLFAGAAAPGITDIVPYWRPAPWAAAVAVVDALAWGGADDELIDRWADQPEWPQMMLRATMFRLAVHALHPRSTSGALPGLARVVDQVRLLV from the coding sequence GTGAACACCGTCGCGCCGCCCGAGCATGTCCTGAACACGTTCGGGTTGACCGCCCAGCCGCCCATCCCGATGGGCGATTCCTGGATCGGTGGCTGGCGCGTGGGCGAAGTCGTGTTGTCGCTGGTTCCCGACCATGCGCGGGCCGCGTGGTCGGCGTCGGTGCGTGAGTCGCTCTACGTCGAGGGCCTGCGGATCGCTCGGCCGTTCCGCGCCACCGACGGCCGGTATGTGGTGTCCGGGTGGCGGGCCGACACCTACATCGCGGGTGCCCCGGAACCGCGGCACGACGAGGTGGTCTCGGTTGCCGACCGGCTGCATGAGGCCACCGCGAAGCTGGACCGTCCACGTTTCCTGCTGCAGCCGCCCGCACCTCCGCACACCGACGTGGACGTGTTCACCGCCGCCGACCGTGCCGCGTGGGAGGACGTGCCGCTGCGGGCGGCCCGCGCAGCCGGCATGGGGGAGCCCACCTCGCCGGACGGCGTGCACAGCGTCGAGATACTGAAAACCCTTGCCACCCTGCGTAAGACCGTCGACCTTCCCTCGCAGGTGGTGCACGGTGATCTGTTCGGCACCGTGTTGTTCGCCGGTGCCGCCGCGCCGGGCATCACCGACATCGTGCCGTACTGGCGGCCGGCGCCGTGGGCTGCCGCGGTGGCCGTGGTGGATGCGCTGGCCTGGGGCGGCGCCGACGACGAATTGATCGACCGCTGGGCCGATCAGCCCGAATGGCCACAGATGATGCTGCGTGCCACGATGTTCCGGCTGGCCGTGCACGCATTGCACCCACGGTCGACCTCGGGCGCTCTCCCGGGGCTCGCGCGGGTCGTCGATCAGGTCCGTCTCCTGGTATAA
- a CDS encoding ferritin-like fold-containing protein, which yields MTPGAPSSEPTSISSIDPEDPALTKLFAVLLAGEFAAFYRLIDESSMAPDVPSRIAIARMAASEIAHFDLLAERIGAHGVDPVEAVERYRSVFDEYHRVTTPKTWYEALVKAYVGDGLAADFYNELAHGLPAEARAVVREVMAETANSQFACEQVRAAVQADPSLASPLTLWGRRLLGEAITHAQWVLAAEEEVTDLLFAGATSLQGVANFFDSVANKHAQRMADLGLG from the coding sequence ATGACGCCTGGCGCACCCTCGTCCGAGCCCACCTCGATCAGTTCAATCGACCCGGAGGACCCGGCTCTCACCAAGCTTTTCGCGGTGCTTCTCGCGGGTGAGTTCGCGGCCTTTTATCGCCTGATCGACGAATCCTCGATGGCTCCCGACGTCCCGAGTCGCATCGCCATCGCGCGGATGGCGGCGTCGGAGATCGCCCATTTCGACCTGCTCGCCGAACGGATCGGTGCGCACGGGGTGGACCCCGTCGAGGCCGTGGAGCGCTACCGCTCGGTGTTCGACGAATACCACCGGGTGACCACGCCGAAGACCTGGTACGAGGCGCTGGTCAAGGCCTACGTGGGCGATGGCCTGGCCGCCGACTTCTACAACGAGCTCGCCCATGGTCTGCCGGCCGAGGCGCGCGCCGTGGTCCGTGAGGTGATGGCCGAGACCGCGAATTCGCAGTTCGCGTGCGAGCAGGTGCGGGCCGCGGTGCAGGCCGACCCGTCGCTGGCGTCACCGCTGACGCTGTGGGGCCGTCGGCTGCTGGGCGAGGCGATCACCCACGCGCAGTGGGTGCTCGCGGCCGAGGAAGAGGTGACCGATCTGCTCTTCGCCGGGGCCACCTCGTTGCAGGGCGTCGCGAACTTCTTCGACTCGGTTGCGAACAAGCACGCCCAGCGGATGGCCGATCTCGGGCTGGGCTGA
- a CDS encoding DEAD/DEAH box helicase, with protein MTDTDVQTPDSDVHTTIVDDTHSSPTFAELGVDDRIVAALADDGKTHTFAIQELTLPLAMGGDDLIGQARTGMGKTFGFGVPLLHRLAHAEESGLRALDNTPRALIIVPTRELCIQVTGDLEVAAKKLTDITLADGTVRPLKITSIYGGRPYESQIADLRAGVDVVVGTPGRLLDLAQQGHLILGKVAVLVLDEADEMLDLGFLPDIERIMSALPTPRQTMLFSATMPGPIVTLARTFLHRPTHIRAEHADDSAIHERTTQYVYRAHALDKAELVARILQAEGRGATMIFTRTKRTAQKVADDLAERGFKVGAVHGDLGQVAREKALKRFRDGTIDVLVATDVAARGIDIDDVTHVINYQIPEDDKNYVHRIGRTGRAGRTGIAVTLVDWDELHRWELINNALGLGIPEPAETYSTSEHLRTDLSIPESTTGRIVAPKRESSEKTERVERTPRERNTTRSRRRTRGGKASEGEDSDHSASTASDDAPATSADATSQSPSGEGSGEATATGAPRRRRRRRGGRGRGGATGSDAASTSASPAAAE; from the coding sequence ATGACCGACACCGACGTGCAGACACCCGACTCCGATGTGCACACCACCATCGTCGACGACACCCACAGCTCCCCCACCTTCGCCGAACTCGGTGTCGACGACCGCATCGTCGCGGCCCTCGCCGACGACGGCAAGACCCACACCTTCGCGATCCAGGAATTGACCCTGCCGCTCGCGATGGGCGGCGACGACCTCATCGGGCAGGCCCGCACCGGCATGGGCAAGACGTTCGGCTTCGGCGTCCCGCTGCTGCATCGCCTCGCCCACGCCGAAGAATCCGGCCTGCGCGCCCTCGACAACACCCCCCGTGCGCTGATCATCGTGCCGACGCGCGAACTGTGCATCCAGGTGACCGGCGATCTCGAAGTGGCCGCCAAGAAGCTCACCGACATCACCCTCGCCGACGGCACGGTGCGACCCCTGAAGATCACCTCGATCTACGGCGGCCGCCCCTACGAGTCGCAGATCGCGGACCTGCGCGCCGGGGTCGACGTCGTCGTCGGCACGCCGGGCCGACTCCTCGACCTCGCCCAGCAGGGACATCTCATCCTGGGCAAGGTCGCCGTGCTGGTGCTCGACGAGGCCGACGAGATGCTCGACCTGGGCTTCCTGCCGGACATCGAGCGCATCATGAGCGCGCTGCCCACGCCACGGCAGACGATGCTCTTCTCGGCCACCATGCCGGGCCCGATCGTGACGCTGGCGCGCACCTTTCTGCACCGTCCGACGCACATCCGCGCCGAGCACGCCGACGACTCGGCGATCCACGAGCGCACCACCCAGTACGTCTACCGCGCCCACGCCCTCGACAAGGCCGAGCTGGTGGCGCGCATCTTGCAGGCCGAGGGCCGCGGCGCGACGATGATCTTCACCCGCACCAAGCGCACCGCGCAGAAGGTCGCCGACGATCTCGCCGAGCGCGGATTCAAGGTCGGCGCCGTCCACGGCGATCTCGGTCAGGTGGCCCGCGAGAAGGCACTCAAGCGGTTCCGCGACGGCACCATCGACGTCCTGGTGGCCACCGACGTCGCCGCCCGCGGCATCGACATCGACGACGTCACCCACGTCATCAACTATCAGATCCCCGAGGACGACAAGAACTACGTCCACCGCATCGGCCGGACCGGCCGCGCGGGACGCACCGGCATCGCGGTCACCCTCGTCGACTGGGACGAGCTGCACCGCTGGGAACTGATCAACAACGCTCTCGGCCTCGGCATCCCGGAACCCGCCGAGACGTACTCGACGTCGGAGCATCTGCGCACCGATCTGTCCATCCCGGAGTCGACGACCGGCCGGATCGTGGCGCCCAAACGGGAGAGTTCCGAGAAGACCGAACGTGTGGAGCGCACACCGCGCGAACGCAACACCACCCGCAGCCGTCGCCGTACCCGCGGTGGGAAGGCATCGGAGGGCGAGGACAGCGACCACAGCGCGAGCACCGCTTCCGACGACGCGCCGGCCACCTCCGCTGACGCGACGTCGCAGTCACCGTCGGGCGAGGGGTCCGGTGAAGCCACTGCCACGGGCGCACCGCGCCGTCGTCGACGCCGGCGTGGCGGACGCGGCCGCGGCGGTGCGACCGGATCCGACGCCGCAAGCACGTCGGCGTCCCCGGCGGCCGCCGAATAA
- a CDS encoding MFS transporter yields the protein MPFAGLRNNLTRDHTISAWDPEDRAAWDSGNAAVAKRNLVWSVICEHVGFSIWSLFSVMALFMGPEYGISLDQKFVIAATATLVGSCLRIPYTQATARFGGRNWAIFSAIVLVIPTGLTMMLMMNPGDFGFGWFLAVAAITGFGGGNFASSMTNINAFYPQRLKGWALGLNAGGGNIGVPVVQLIGLAVIWLAADRPEIVCAIYLVALAVAGVGAALYMDNLDHQTASGRAMIDCLKYRDTWLICLLYVGTFGSFIGFGFAFSQVLNISFTSAGAAKPALAAAQIAWIGPLLGSLARPYGGKLADRIGGGRVTLYCFVAMIFSSAILVVAGSIADANGKVISGGILAAFITGFILLFLISGIANGSVYKIIPTIWEHKVHTMSGLNALGKTTWSRSMSGALIGIAGAAGGLGGVGINLVLRSSYKSNQSATLAFWIFMSFYVLAAAVTWWFYARRQVTTDQFAAGETTDLLVAGPAHASATTAADDGAGTTDKALT from the coding sequence ATGCCATTTGCAGGGTTGAGGAACAACCTCACACGCGATCACACGATCTCCGCCTGGGACCCCGAAGATCGGGCGGCCTGGGACAGCGGTAACGCGGCCGTCGCCAAGCGCAACCTCGTGTGGTCGGTGATCTGCGAGCACGTGGGCTTCTCGATCTGGTCGCTGTTCTCGGTGATGGCGCTGTTCATGGGTCCCGAATACGGCATCAGCCTCGACCAGAAGTTCGTCATCGCGGCCACCGCCACGCTCGTCGGCTCCTGTCTGCGCATCCCCTACACTCAGGCGACGGCCCGCTTCGGCGGCCGCAACTGGGCGATCTTCTCCGCGATCGTGCTGGTGATCCCCACCGGACTCACCATGATGCTGATGATGAATCCCGGTGATTTCGGGTTCGGGTGGTTCCTCGCTGTCGCCGCGATCACCGGCTTCGGTGGTGGCAACTTCGCGTCGTCGATGACCAACATCAACGCCTTCTACCCGCAGCGGCTCAAGGGCTGGGCGCTGGGCCTCAACGCCGGCGGCGGCAACATCGGTGTGCCGGTCGTTCAGTTGATCGGTCTGGCCGTCATCTGGCTGGCCGCGGATCGTCCCGAGATCGTCTGTGCCATCTACCTTGTCGCGCTCGCCGTCGCCGGTGTGGGTGCCGCGCTGTACATGGACAACCTGGACCATCAGACCGCGAGCGGGCGGGCCATGATCGACTGCCTGAAATACCGCGACACCTGGCTGATCTGCCTGCTCTACGTGGGTACCTTCGGGTCGTTCATCGGGTTCGGTTTCGCTTTCAGCCAGGTGCTCAACATCAGCTTCACCTCCGCCGGGGCGGCCAAGCCGGCGCTGGCCGCCGCGCAGATCGCGTGGATCGGCCCGCTGCTCGGTTCGCTCGCCCGGCCCTACGGCGGCAAGCTCGCCGACCGGATCGGCGGTGGCCGGGTCACGCTGTATTGCTTTGTCGCCATGATCTTCTCGTCGGCTATCCTGGTGGTGGCCGGTAGCATCGCCGATGCCAATGGCAAGGTCATCTCCGGCGGAATCCTGGCCGCGTTCATCACCGGCTTCATTCTGCTGTTCCTGATCTCGGGTATCGCCAACGGCTCGGTGTACAAGATCATCCCGACGATCTGGGAACACAAGGTGCATACGATGTCCGGCCTGAATGCGCTGGGCAAGACCACGTGGTCGCGCAGTATGTCCGGCGCCCTGATCGGCATCGCCGGTGCGGCCGGCGGCCTGGGCGGCGTGGGTATCAACCTCGTCCTACGGAGCAGCTACAAGTCGAATCAGTCTGCCACCCTTGCCTTCTGGATCTTCATGAGCTTCTACGTGCTGGCCGCGGCGGTCACCTGGTGGTTCTACGCCCGGCGTCAGGTCACCACCGATCAGTTCGCGGCCGGTGAGACCACCGACCTGCTCGTCGCCGGACCCGCTCACGCATCCGCCACCACTGCGGCCGACGACGGGGCCGGTACCACCGACAAGGCGCTCACCTGA
- a CDS encoding DUF3152 domain-containing protein, protein MSRTEDGAPDPLSGRVRARDVGPRASGRPKPDQPLRARWDPTDDTGRPRVDREGQPERKKQSALGRFVSTYGWRAYAIPVLIVLTIVLIVVTVRDSRSSAMSSEEGVSPAASRNTDVSKETRPIGAPVGDISVPLPAGTLPDGGPYTQKGRETFRTVRGSGQRVGTGGQEYTYMVQIENGLQPSDYGGDAMFARMVDTTLANPRSWIGDGKVSFRRIDSGEPDLRISLTSPSTARELCGYQIKLETSCFYPPNKRVILNEARWLRGALSYEGDGLGYRQYLINHETGHGIGYEAHEPCKADGALAPVMMQQSFGVANKQIMALDPDMQANPTYVCKPNPWPFPKR, encoded by the coding sequence GTGAGCCGCACAGAGGACGGTGCGCCCGACCCGCTCAGCGGTCGGGTTCGTGCCAGGGATGTGGGCCCGAGAGCGTCGGGGCGACCGAAACCGGATCAACCGCTGCGTGCGCGCTGGGATCCCACTGACGACACCGGACGTCCACGTGTCGATCGGGAGGGACAGCCCGAACGGAAGAAGCAATCCGCGCTGGGCCGCTTCGTGTCGACCTACGGATGGCGGGCGTATGCCATCCCCGTTCTCATCGTGCTCACGATCGTCCTGATCGTCGTGACCGTCCGGGACAGCAGGTCCTCGGCGATGTCGTCGGAGGAGGGGGTCAGTCCGGCAGCGTCCCGCAACACCGACGTGAGCAAGGAGACCCGCCCGATCGGTGCGCCCGTCGGCGACATCTCGGTGCCGTTGCCCGCGGGGACATTACCCGACGGCGGGCCCTACACCCAGAAGGGTCGCGAGACCTTCCGCACGGTCCGCGGTAGTGGACAACGGGTGGGCACCGGCGGCCAGGAATACACCTACATGGTGCAGATCGAGAACGGACTGCAGCCGTCGGACTACGGCGGCGACGCGATGTTCGCTCGGATGGTCGACACCACGCTGGCCAACCCCCGAAGCTGGATCGGCGACGGCAAGGTGTCCTTCCGTCGGATCGATTCCGGCGAGCCGGACCTGCGGATCTCGCTGACCTCGCCGTCGACTGCCCGTGAGCTGTGCGGCTACCAGATCAAGCTGGAGACCTCGTGTTTCTACCCGCCCAACAAGCGGGTGATCCTGAACGAGGCACGGTGGCTGCGCGGTGCGTTGTCCTACGAGGGCGACGGTCTGGGGTATCGCCAGTATCTGATCAATCACGAGACCGGTCACGGTATCGGCTACGAGGCGCATGAGCCGTGCAAGGCCGACGGCGCGCTCGCCCCGGTGATGATGCAGCAGTCCTTCGGTGTGGCCAACAAACAGATCATGGCCCTCGACCCGGACATGCAGGCCAACCCCACATATGTGTGCAAACCGAACCCGTGGCCGTTCCCCAAGCGATGA